Proteins found in one Mytilus edulis chromosome 2, xbMytEdul2.2, whole genome shotgun sequence genomic segment:
- the LOC139510474 gene encoding uncharacterized protein: MSGYPQQNYGNGGYPQQQYPQQQYTQQPPRYYVQPTPPAPMSSQPLTAQPYQPPPPYAYAPPQQYAQQSPPMMVQHTTASNIPPPPPGCAPNMAQMSQGYSQQGYSNGPQRNPNLWDNDAGVNFGL, from the exons ATGTCGG GTTATCCTCAACAGAACTATGGCAATGGAGGCTATCCACAGCAGCAATACCCTCAACAACAGTATACCCAACAACCTCCTAGATATT ATGTTCAGCCAACTCCACCAGCACCAATGTCATCACAGCCTTTGACTGCGCAGCCTTATCAACCACCGCCACCATACGCCTAT GCACCACCTCAACAGTATGCACAGCAAAGTCCCCCAATGATGGTTCAACACACTACAGCTAGCAATATACCG CCGCCTCCTCCTGGATGTGCACCCAATATGGCTCAAATGTCACAAGGATATTCACAACAAGGATATTCTAATGGACCACAAAGAAATCCAAATCTTTGGGATAACGACGCAGGAGTTAACTTCGGGCTTTAA